In the Helianthus annuus cultivar XRQ/B chromosome 11, HanXRQr2.0-SUNRISE, whole genome shotgun sequence genome, one interval contains:
- the LOC110890132 gene encoding release factor glutamine methyltransferase yields the protein MNLSILARASILSSTLTSRTLNRTIPHRPISSSSLSYTPTSPNPKTPLFLRPPIFTATLTDLKKFQTWAQTLASSVGSSFTESDNGPCSEILHRELNWLIQDSVQTPDILSLNSDSKTDAVVKLRAELGDLYLLWKQRIEERRPFQYVVGCEHWRDLVLSVEEGVLIPRPETELMVDLVEGVVKERVGLKRGLWVDLGTGSGAIGIGIGRVLGDEGRVVAVDVSPVAVQVALFNVRRYGLEDKVSVKQGSWFEPLSGLEGQISGLVSNPPYIPSGHISGLQAEVGRHEPILALDGGEDGMSDLLHLCNGAASMLEPGGFFAFETNGEDQCRFLVDHMESVHNNSFCDLKIVPDFAGVQRFVTGFRS from the exons ATGAATCTCTCAATTTTGGCGCGAGCCTCCATTCTCTCATCTACACTCACATCAAGAACCCTCAATCGCACCATTCCCCACAGACCCATTTCATCTTCTTCACTTTCCTACACACCCACTTCACCAAACCCTAAAACCCCATTATTCCTCCGCCCCCCAATCTTCACAGCCACCCTAACAGACCTCAAGAAGTTTCAAACTTGGGCCCAAACCCTAGCCTCCTCAGTGGGTTCATCCTTCACAGAATCAGACAACGGCCCATGTTCCGAAATCTTGCACAGAGAACTCAACTGGCTCATCCAAGATTCTGTACAAACCcctgatatattatcacttaacAGTGACTCTAAAACTGATGCAGTTGTGAAACTAAGAGCTGAATTGGGTGATCTTTACTTGTTGTGGAAACAGAGGATTGAAGAAAGGAGACCTTTTCAGTATGTTGTGGGGTGTGAGCATTGGAGAGATTTGGTGTTGAGTGTGGAAGAAGGGGTGTTGATTCCAAGGCCTGAGACTGAGTTGATGGTTGATTTGGTTGAGGGTGTGGTGAAGGAGAGGGTGGGGTTGAAAAGGGGTTTGTGGGTTGATCTTGGAACTGGGAGTGGGGCTATAGGGATTGGGATTGGAAGGGTGTTAGGGGATGAAGGGAGAGTTGTTGCAGTTGATGTTAGTCCTGTTGCTGTTCAAGTTGCTTTGTTTAATGTGAGAAGGTATGGTTTGGAG GATAAAGTTTCTGTAAAGCAAGGGTCATGGTTTGAACCGTTGAGCGGGTTAGAAGGTCAAATTTCAGGGCTTGTAAGCAATCCTCCTTACATACCAAGTGGACACATTAGTGGGCTCCAAGCTGAAGTTGGTAGACACGAACCGATACTGGCATTAGACGGTGGTGAAGATGGCATGTCTGATCTTCTGCATCTTTGCAATGGTGCTGCTTCTATGCTAGAACCTGGTGGATTCTTCGCCTTTGAG ACGAACGGTGAAGATCAATGCAGGTTTCTTGTAGATCATATGGAATCCGTTCATAACAACAGCTTCTGTGATCTCAAGATCGTACCAGATTTTGCCGGAGTCCAGCGTTTTGTAACTGGGTTTAGATCATGa
- the LOC110890136 gene encoding glycerol-3-phosphate acyltransferase 9 — protein MSKLTTSRSELDLDRPNIEDYLPPDSIQQPHTKLRLRDLLDISPTLTEAAGAIVDDSFTRCFKSNPPEPWNWNIYLFPLWCLGVVVRYGILFPGRVLILTIGWIIFLSCYIPVHVLLKGHDKLRKRLERALVELICSFFVASWTGVVKYHGPRPCARPKQVFVANHTSMIDFIVLEQMTAFAVIMQKHPGWVGLLQSTILESVGCIWFNRSEAKDREIVARKLREHVEGTDNNPLLIFPEGTCVNNNYTVMFKKGAFELGATVCPIAIKYNKIFVDAFWNSRKQSFTTHLLQLMTSWAVVCDVWYLEPQNMKPGETAIEFAERVRSIISIRAGLKMVPWDGYLKYSRPSPKHRESKQQSFAESVLRRLEEK, from the exons ATGAGCAAGCTAACGACATCCAGGTCCGAATTAGACCTAGATCGCCCCAACATCGAAGATTACCTTCCTCCTGATTCCATTCAACAACCTCACACCAAGCTTCGTTT GCGAGATTTGCTCGACATATCGCCCACCTTAACCGAGGCAGCTGGTGCCATTGTTGAT GACTCTTTCACGCGATGTTTCAAGTCAAATCCTCCAGAGCCTTGGAACTGGAATATATATTTATTCCCGTTGTGGTGTTTGGGTGTTGTAGTTAGATATGGGATTCTTTTCCCAGGGAG GGTTCTTATTCTGACTATAGGATGGATCATATTCCTATCATGTTACATTCCCGTGCACGTGCTATTAAAAGGGCATGATAAGTTGAGGAAACGGTTAGAG CGCGCTCTGGTGGAGTTAATTTGCAGCTTCTTTGTTGCATCATGGACAGGGGTCGTCAAGTATCATGGCCCGCGACCATGCGCAAGGCCTAAACAG GTGTTTGTGGCCAATCATACGTCTATGATTGATTTTATTGTTTTAGAACAGATGACTGCATTCGCAGTTATCATGCAGAAACACCCTGGATGGGTTG GACTTCTGCAAAGTACTATTTTGGAAAGTGTGGGGTGTATATGGTTTAACCGTTCAGAAGCAAAGGATCGCGAAATAGTAGCAAGAAA GTTGAGGGAACATGTTGAAGGAACCGACAACAATCCTCTTCTTATATTTCCCGAAGGAACGTGCGTGAATAATAATTACACCGTTATGTTCAAAAAG GGTGCATTTGAACTCGGTGCTACTGTTTGTCCAATTGCAATCAAGTACAACAAAATATTTGTCGACGCGTTTTGGAATAGCAGAAA ACAGTCGTTCACGACCCACCTATTGCAGCTGATGACATCATGGGCTGTGGTTTGCGATGTTTGGTATTTGGAGCCGCAAAATATGAAGCCTGGAGAAACAGCTATTGAATTTGCAGAGAG GGTGAGGAGCATCATCTCTATTCGGGCGGGTCTTAAGATGGTTCCTTGGGATGGATACTTGAAATACTCTCGTCCTAGCCCTAAACACAGGGAAAGCAA GCAACAAAGTTTTGCAGAGTCAGTGCTGCGTCGGTTGGAAGAAAAATAG
- the LOC110888137 gene encoding F-box protein At-B-like, producing the protein MSMLLLSEGCKGLESVRLGGFSKVSYAVFASILNSCLNLKKFEVKNGVRLPDLAFQDFNKVPRSLVEVKLVSCNSITSRAVCEVAKCNSLEVLDLNGCISVGDSGMTVLGKGNAPISCLSLRGCWSVSDRVTDASVKALALKGTLRRLDLYYCTVLSSESLQFLKKPFFRGLQWIGIGWTRLVHVDVVFAENFRERKWPTVCSYGCEVGCRDGWQDHEFSYWFFSVSW; encoded by the coding sequence ATGAGCATGTTATTGCTTTCAGAGGGCTGCAAAGGACTAGAATCCGTTCGACTTGGAGGGTTTTCCAAAGTTAGTTATGCAGTTTTCGCTTCAATTCTCAACTCGTGTTTGAATTTGAAGAAGTTTGAGGTTAAAAACGGTGTTCGTTTACCGGATTTGGCATTCCAAGATTTCAATAAGGTTCCTAGGTCCCTTGTAGAGGTAAAGCTGGTGTCGTGCAATTCGATAACCAGTAGAGCAGTGTGTGAAGTGGCAAAATGTAATTCATTAGAGGTTCTTGATTTGAATGGCTGCATAAGTGTTGGAGATTCGGGTATGACTGTTTTAGGTAAAGGGAATGCTCCCATTTCATGCCTTTCGCTAAGAGGTTGCTGGTCGGTCAGTGATCGTGTTACAGATGCATCTGTGAAGGCTTTGGCTTTAAAGGGAACGTTACGGAGGCTTGATCTTTATTACTGCACTGTATTATCTAGTGAATCTTTGCAATTTCTGAAGAAGCCTTTTTTTCGTGGTTTACAATGGATTGGAATTGGATGGACCAGATTAGTTCATGTAGATGTTGTGTTTGCTGAAAATTTCAGAGAACGAAAATGGCCTACTGTTTGCAGTTATGGGTGTGAGGTGGGTTGTCGTGATGGATGGCAAGATCATGAGTTTTCGTACTGGTTTTTTTCTGTTAGTTGGTAA
- the LOC110890135 gene encoding probable protein phosphatase 2C 66, giving the protein MGACYSTSKSVNRKSGDAKFKFGKGPTPEERALHQIPGRVFGNGSSSIASLYTQQGKKGTNQDAMIVWEKFSSTNEAVFCGVFDGHGPYGHMVARKVRDYLPVLLSTHWKTGSDVENGNVNGNTHEEEDEDDDLCEESEKQQVPEKYIPLKKSILKAFRLLDMELKTHPAIDCFCSGSTAVTLVKQSQDLILGNLGDSRAVLATKDENNGLTAVQLTVDLKPNLPREAARIQKFKGRVFALQDEPEVARVWLPNSDSPGLAMARAFGDFCLKDFGLISVPDIYYHRITDKDKFVVLATDGVWDVLSNKEAVDIVAAAPSRATAARALVDCATRAWRLKYPTSKNDDCAAVCLFLDSKPTPTSPKEETKEPDTSIVPPDGTEPVPVLTHSGTVTESSEIVPCVEPEDGKLPEKGVGASKRSLAECISNPEDEEWSALEGVTRVNSLLSIPRFLTGDKKSTSSRKSVVKI; this is encoded by the exons ATGGGTGCTTGTTATTCCACCTCCAAGAGTGTTAATCGGAAGTCCGGTGATGCAAAGTTCAAGTTTGGTAAGGGTCCGACCCCGGAGGAACGGGCGCTCCATCAGATTCCGGGTCGGGTTTTTGGAAATGGGTCAAGTAGTATTGCTAGTTTGTATACACAGCAGGGGAAGAAGGGGACTAATCAAGATGCCATGATTGTTTGGGAG AAATTCAGTTCAACAAACGAAGCCGTATTTTGCGGGGTATTTGACGGGCACGGTCCGTACGGGCATATGGTTGCGAGAAAAGTTAGGGACTATCTTCCAGTTCTATTATCTACTCATTGGAAAACTGGTTCCGATGTTGAAAACGGCAATGTTAACGGAAACACAcatgaggaagaagatgaagatgacgaTTTGTGTGAAGAATCCGAGAAACAACAAGTTCCCGAGAAATATATTCCGCTTAAAAAGTCGATATTAAAAGCTTTCAGATTATTGGACATGGAATTGAAGACACATCCAGCCATTGACTGTTTCTGCAGCGGGTCAACTGCGGTTACCTTGGTCAAACAG TCTCAAGATCTCATACTTGGTAATCTCGGAGACTCAAGAGCAGTACTGGCAACCAAAGACGAAAACAACGGTTTAACCGCGGTCCAATTAACCGTTGATTTAAAACCCAATCTCCCAA GAGAAGCGGCTAGGATTCAAAAGTTTAAAGGACGGGTTTTTGCGTTACAAGACGAGCCAGAGGTCGCGCGCGTGTGGTTACCCAATAGTGATTCTCCCGGTTTAGCAATGGCTAGAGCTTTTGGTGACTTCTGTTTAAAGGATTTTGGTTTAATTTCCGTACCGGATATTTATTACCACCGTATCACCGATAAAGACAAGTTTGTAGTTCTTGCAACTGACGGG GTATGGGATGTCCTTTCAAATAAAGAAGCTGTCGACATTGTGGCTGCAGCCCCTAGCCGGGCAACTGCAGCCCGAGCTCTTGTCGACTGCGCTACACGCGCCTGGCGGCTCAAATACCCAACATCAAAAAACGACGATTGCGCCGCCGTTTGCTTATTTCTTGACTCAAAACCCACACCCACTTCacccaaagaagaaacaaaagaaccCGATACTAGTATTGTTCCACCAGACGGAACAGAACCAGTACCTGTTCTTACGCATTCAGGCACCGTTACGGAATCGAGTGAGATTGTGCCGTGTGTCGAGCCAGAAGACGGTAAGTTACCTGAAAAGGGTGTTGGGGCATCTAAAAGGAGTTTAGCTGAGTGCATATCGAACCCTGAAGATGAAGAATGGTCAGCGCTTGAAGGGGTGACTCGGGTCAATAGTTTGCTAAGCATTCCAAGGTTCTTGACTGGTGATAAAAAGTCAACGAGTTCAAGAAAATCTGTTGTCAAGATATGA